The genomic DNA TGGTACGACGCGCCCTGTGGCGTCCGGCGCCCGATGGCCGACTCCTGGAAGGGGAGGGCATCGTCGATGACACCGTGCTCTTCGACGGTGCGGTGGCGGGCGTGGCGGTGGAGCCCACTCACACCATGCCCGGGTTGCGGGCGCGGGTGCTGGGCTCCGGCTGGCGCTCGGGGCCTTGGGTCAGCGGCCGCGCGGCCCAGCTGGGTACGCCGGCTGCGGTGGTGGTGCGTGACGGCGTGGCGGCCCCCCGACCGGTGCGCCGCTCGACGTTCTACCGGCACATCGAAGGCTGGTTGAGGGTCACGGTGTGAGCCGCCGGTAACGTCGAAACGTGAGTCTTCGTCCCCTGGGGCAGTCGGTCCGGCCCAGCCCGGTGTTCCTCGTGATCGTCGCGTTGACGGTTCTCGGCGGGGTGCTGGCCTGGCTTGCCGCCGAATCGGTCACCGTGCTGGCCTACGCCGGGGTCTTCGTGTTCGTCATCGCAGGCTGGGTGTTGTCGCTGTGCCTGCACGAATTCGGGCACGCATACACCGCCTGGCGCTACGGCGACCACGACGTCGCAGTGCGCGGCTACCTGACCCTCAATCCGCTGAAGTACTCGAGCCCCCTGCTGTCGCTGGGCCTGCCGCTGCTGTTCATCGCGCTCGGCGGGATCGGCCTGCCGGGCGGGGCCGTCTACGTCCAGACCGCGGGGATGACCCCACGTCAGCGCACCGTGGTCAGCCTGGCCGGGCCGTTGGCCAACCTGGTGCTGGCGGTGCTGCTGCTGACCTGCGCCCGACTGTTCTACGACGCCGCACACGGGGTGTTCTGGGCCGGTGTGGCGTTCCTGGGCTTCCTGCAGGTGACGGCGTTGCTGCTCAACCTGTTACCGATCCCGGGGCTGGACGGCTACGGAGCACTGGAGCCGCACCTGAGCTACGACACCCAGCGTGCGCTGGACCGGTTCAAACCGTGGGGCTTCATCATCCTGCTGCTCCTGCTGATCGCTCCGCAGCTCAATCAGTGGTTCTTCGGCGGCGTCTACTGGCTCTACGAGTTGTCCGGGGTGCCGGCGTACCTGTCGTCCGTCGGTGGTCAGCTGACCCGGTTCTGGTCGGCCTGGCTGTAGCGGCTCCGGTGGTGCGCCAGGGCCGCATCAGACCCCTCGTCGGGCTCGCACGACCCCCTCTACCGTGCCGCCCTACCCGATGCCACCCCGGCGCACCGCCCGAAGCTGCAAATAACATACAGCGCTGTATGTAAGTGCGTCTACTCGACGGCTCAGTTGGCGCTCTGGGCCAGCGCCCACTCGGCGACCTCGGGGTCCACGATGCGCCGCAGGTTCGCGCTGGCACGGTCCCAGCGCCGCCGGGCGCGGGTGGGGTCGGCGTCGACGAAGCTCGAGATCAGGATTCCACGCAGCGCGTCCATCGCGGTGTAGACGAAGTCGGCCATCGACCGGTGAATGCCCTCGGGCGCGAACTCGGCGATGACCGAGATCAGCGTGGTGTTGGCCACCGACTCGAACTTCGCCACCTCCTGCCCCAGGGCGGAATCGGTGCGGCCGGCCACCCACAGCTCCACGATCGGGATGAAGATGGGCGCGCTGTGAATGTCCCAGAGCAGCTCCAGGATCGCGTCGATCAGATCGCCGCCGCCGGCGAAGTCCAGCGAGAAGCGGGCCACCTCGGCCGAGATCCGCTTGGCCGTCAGGTGCTGCAGCGCGGCCAGCATCAGGTCGTCCTTCGACCCGAAGTGGTGCACCTGCGCCCCGCGGGTGACACCGGCCAGTTCGGCGACCCGCGGCGTGGTGGTGCCGGCGTAGCCGTAGCGCAGCAGGCATTCGATGGTGGCGTCGAGCAGACGGGTCCGCGTCTCCGCGCTGCGCTCCTCCTGGCTGCGCCGCCGCGTCGTCTGTCGGATCACTTCTCCAGGATACATTTCTGAATGTATGTAAGCGGGCCGCGCAACAGGCTGGTAACTGGCGCCTTGCGACATATGCGGAAATGCGCATATATTGCTGGGCATGGGTGCCGGTCACGATCACAGCCACGGCGGCGACACGCGGGTGAGCCGCATGCTCATCGCCGCCGGGATTCTCACCACCTTCTTCGTCATCGAGCTGGTCACGGCGCTGATGATCAACTCGATCGCCCTGCTGGCGGACGCCGGCCACATGCTGACCGATCTGGTGGCGATGTTCATGGGGCTCACC from Mycolicibacterium tokaiense includes the following:
- a CDS encoding peptidase M50 produces the protein MSLTTVLRFGGRPVPRALAAIPRADITEPADVDAATDGVSRAVVLGTEADLATVLTRLLRADRLEVEVAHLPGSRGARRALRAGAQRVPLIRDETGTVLVRRALWRPAPDGRLLEGEGIVDDTVLFDGAVAGVAVEPTHTMPGLRARVLGSGWRSGPWVSGRAAQLGTPAAVVVRDGVAAPRPVRRSTFYRHIEGWLRVTV
- a CDS encoding site-2 protease family protein, with the protein product MSLRPLGQSVRPSPVFLVIVALTVLGGVLAWLAAESVTVLAYAGVFVFVIAGWVLSLCLHEFGHAYTAWRYGDHDVAVRGYLTLNPLKYSSPLLSLGLPLLFIALGGIGLPGGAVYVQTAGMTPRQRTVVSLAGPLANLVLAVLLLTCARLFYDAAHGVFWAGVAFLGFLQVTALLLNLLPIPGLDGYGALEPHLSYDTQRALDRFKPWGFIILLLLLIAPQLNQWFFGGVYWLYELSGVPAYLSSVGGQLTRFWSAWL
- a CDS encoding TetR/AcrR family transcriptional regulator: MIRQTTRRRSQEERSAETRTRLLDATIECLLRYGYAGTTTPRVAELAGVTRGAQVHHFGSKDDLMLAALQHLTAKRISAEVARFSLDFAGGGDLIDAILELLWDIHSAPIFIPIVELWVAGRTDSALGQEVAKFESVANTTLISVIAEFAPEGIHRSMADFVYTAMDALRGILISSFVDADPTRARRRWDRASANLRRIVDPEVAEWALAQSAN